The sequence CTTGAGAAATTATCTCGTTTTACTTTTACACAAGAAGAATTTGAGCAAACGCAAACTAGTTCTGCAGATAAATATGTGCAGCTTGAAAAAATAGCAAAATTAAAAGAGCAAGGTGTGTTAACTGAGGTTGAGTTCCAACGAGAGAAAGAGAGAATACTAAGTGAATAAACTAGAGAAGGTTGTTATGCCTTCTCTTTTTTTGTGGTAACAAACCAGTAAAAGTACTTGTTTATTTTCTTTAAACACAATAGAAACAATGTTTAACCATCAACAATTATGAGCATTAATGAAATATAACTTTAACCAACTAAGTGACTCCCACCGTCTCCATCAAATGTTTATAAACATTGATGCGACAGGGATTTAAAAAGCTTGGCAAGAATCTTGGTAAGAAATTATTTTTGCCTAATGCAAAACTAAGCATTTTTAAACTCAATAATTTTTTGCTGGCTTGAAGTCGTCTTCCACTTGAAGGACGTCTTCTTTTTCTGTGCTTGTGGATATAAATGGCTATATATTTAGGGTAGTTGAGATATCACTGTGTCCTAACCTTTGTGCAATTAGGGATGGAATAGTATTTTTATTAATATTTTTAACTTAAAGAGCATCTCAAACGAGGTGCTTTTTTCATGCCCATAAACAGGAGGTTGAATATAAGTGAGCAAAGACCTTGGTACACCAATAAGGATTTATTTGAACAAATTAACTCCATGCGTGGTGACTTTAGAGGTTTAAGCAATGAAATGCAGGAAACACGGAAAATTATAAAAAACAGTAAAGGGGATATGAAAACTAATTCATTAGCGGATTACTTGAAAGCATTGATGTAGATTCAAGCTTTAGTAACCGTAAAAAACTAGCAGCTAAGCACGGTATAAAGAATTATCGTGGTACTGCTGCACAAAATTCACGGTTGCTTAATAAATTGAGATAATAAAATAAGCCCCTTGTTGGTTGAGGGGCTTCCAAGGTGGGATTTGGAAGTTATAAGCTTCCTGTATTTTTAGTTTGTCCATGATTTTAGAAACTAAAACTTACTTGAAATCAGAACAATATAGTGATGGAAAGTACGAGGAGTATACAGGGAGTTATGCAAAGCGGGTATTATTATGAAAAATCTTTAAAGCAGTCGATGCTTAGTTCAACATTTTAAGATGGCTGTACCATAACAACATTTGTTATAATAATACAGATGGGATTAAGACTATTCCTTAAATAAAAAAAGCTAAGGTGTTTGAATCAAAAGCAAAATAAAAGTTAGTAAGGTAGGTCACTGATAATGAAGAAAAACACAATGGTTGCATTAATTTTAATTTGCAGTAGCTTGTCACTTATATTTATAGCTTGGATATTTGTTATTGGAGACCATGGTTCAACAGATGAATTCAATGCTAAAAATTGGCCAAAAACAAAAGAAAAAGCTATACAAACTACTGTTGATTACTTTAAAAAAGAAAAGAATCTTGAGGTTACAGTAGACGAAGTAAGTTCTTCAGGAGAATATGCCTCACATGAAATATATTTAAAAGGACATGTCACCAATAATAAACAAGAAAAGTTTTCTGTTACATTGGATTCATCCAAAAATTTTAAAGTTATATCCATAAACTGAATATTTAAGAAGTGTAAATAATACGTCTTCTACATATAGTATGGCGTGTAAAATAAGGTGAGTTGCCACTTTCAAGAACTTATTTATACAAGCTATCACCGCAACCTTATGAGGTTTCCTCTGAGGTTGTTTTTTCAATTTGTCAAAATAATCAACGATAGGTTTTTTCCTTTTTTTCGTAATAATCATGGAAAAAATCATAAAATATTTTTTTCGCAGTTTCTTATTTCCACGTTTATTGATACGATCTTTATATCGTTTATTTCCTGATTGATAACGCATAATATCGATTCCAACGTATCTATTAAGTTGTTTAGATTTTTAAGGGTCGTAAATCTCCTATTTACATAGCTATTCATCTAACAAAACGAACATGTTATTAGCTAAAGAAAAAAGGCATAAGCATAGGAAATTTGCTTATGCCTTTTTTTTGCTCTTTTTTACTACGCCTAAGCTTCGTTTCAACTTATTTTATTTTTTTAAATGATGGCTGTCGGCAATTATCTTGCTTGGCTTCTCGATTGTTGATCTATAATAACTAAGAAATTACTTTTTATACTATAGGAAAGTATAAAATTTTAGGGTTTATAGTATTAGAAAAACTACAGCTTTCGCTAAAGGCCTTGGTGAAAAGCCCAGTTTTTCTAATTTAAAGAGGCTAGCATTTTCCTTCTTTCGTTTCTAATATTTAGGGAACTGATGGAAAAACTCATGTTTTTCAGTTTGTTTTTTTAAATTTTACCTGTAAAAAGTTTGTCTTTATGCTAGATGTTGTACGTATAAAAACGAGTAAGATAGGGAAAAAGAAGAAAGAAAAAGTTGTATACAAAAGAAGTTTATTGAAGGATGAACATAATTGAAAAATAATTTAAAAAGAGCATTTATTTGTATTTTCTTTCTTCTATTTTTAACTGCTTGTTGGGACAGGGTAGAAATTGAAAAAAGAGGATTTGTTGTTGGTTCAGCAGTAGACCTTGTAGACAAAAAAACAGATGGTACTTATGAACTTGAAGTTACGAATCAATTCGTCATACCAACTGGATTGGAAAATCCAAGTCAAGGTGGGGGAGGAGAACCAACAGCTTATAAAAATGTAACAGTAAGAGGAGAAAGCATTTTTGAAATTATCCGAGAAATGGCCATTTTATCTAGTGAGACTCCCTTCTTTCAACATATGAAAGTCGTTATCGTCTCAGAGGAAATTGTCAGAGAGCCCCAACTTTTTTCAAAAATTATAGATGTTTATATAAGAGATCATGAGATGCGTAGAGGAATGAAAGTAGCTATTGCAAAGAACGATAAAGCAAAGGATGTTTTGGAGGTTATGCCTGTAGATGAAAAAGTTCCTGCTCTCTTTATTGATTCCCTTATGGAAAGTAATTATAAAAACGCTAGTTCTTTAAAACATATACATGTTGGACAGCTGCAAGAATTAATGCTGAACGATCGGAGCTATACTGTACCGGAAGTTGAAATTGTAAGCTCTAAAAAATTAAAATATAAGGATGCCGCTGTCATCCACGCTCTGGATGATAAAATGGTCGCTTCATTATCAGATGATGAAACTGCTGGGCTAAGTTTTCTAACGGAACCACAACAAATTGCCCCAATTAATGTGAACATTGATGGGCATACTGTTGTTGTTGAACTATTTGATGGGAATCCTGATATTAAAGTTTTAAAAGCTGATAAAAACAATATAGAAGTAGAAATTTCGATAAGTGTGGAAGGAAATATAGCAGAGGAGCATGGCTTTTCAGATATTTTAACGGCTTCTTTTTTTAAAAAAGTAGAGAAGGCCACAGAAGAGCGGGTGAAAGAGCTTACGGAAAAGACGATCGAAGTAGCTCAAAAGGATTTAAAAGTAGACTTTATTGGCATTGGAGATGTCTTGTTTGAACGCCATTATAAAGTTTGGAAGGAAATAAAAGATAATTGGGATGTAGGAACGAATTATTTTTCTAAAAGTAAAATTAATGTAAAGGTAGACGCGACAATCCGGAAAACCGGAGCCTCGGATAGCGTGAGATAATAAATCATAAGACAGTAAAATATGAACCGCTTGAACTGTGCTATCCATGTAGGTTGATGGCTGTTAAATTCATTTATGGTTAGGAATGACAACCAACGGCTAATGGTTTTAATTAATAAATAAGAAAAACGTCTATTCACAGCATGTAATTACTTGCTCATAAACTGTAAGAAGCACGGAATGAGAGGTGATGAAATGTTTCCAAATAGACCTAGAAATCAGCAACCAAGACAAGGCTCCCGCCGTCCACCTACATGGATAGGGAGACCTCCACAAAATCCGCAACAGCAATCTTCTGTCACAGCTAATTTACTATCATCATTTCGAGATCAAGATGGTCAACTTGACTTTAATAAGATGACAGAAGTTGCTTCTCAAGTGGGAAGATTATATGGTCAAGTCAGCCCGCTAATTACGACTTTCTTTAAAAAATAGAATTTTTAACATTAACTCAATCACCTTCTATTATGGGGAAAGCATCCCTGGAAGGTGTTTTTTTGTGTGCAATAAAAATGGAGTTCAGTATAAAATTTTAGTGTTGATTGTACTTTTTTAAAGGATAAATTCCCAGCATACGACTTCGTTTTGTTACTTATTCATCATAAAAATAGTCAAATGACACATCCTAAAAAAAAGGAGGTTATTTTTAATGAATCAACAAATACGAAACTACATGACAAATGATGTGTATACAGTAAATGAGTCTCAATCTATTCAAGAGGCAGCTGCTTTGATGAGTGAGCATAATATCGGTGCTTTACCTGTAGTAGATAATAGTGAAAATATGGTTGGGATGATAACGGATCGCGATATAACGCTTCGATCCACTGCTCAAGGGGAAGCAGCACAAACTCCCGTATCCGAAGTGATGACTGCCCAGCAAATCGTGCACGGTACACCTGATATGGATATTCATCAAGCAGCAGAGCTAATGGCACAACAACAAATTCGCCGATTACCAATTGTTGAAAATGGGAAAATTGTCGGTATGGTAGCTTTAGGTGACTTAGCTGTAGATGATCAATTACAAAATGAAGCCGGAGAAGCATTATCAAATATTTCAAATCCTTCAAGTCCACAGCAATAAAGCAAAAACAAGAGTGGGGATACTTTTGTTACCCCTGCTCATTTTTGAATAGCTATTGGTCTTTTCTTAGACGTTAGAAACCGAGTTTCCAAAATGTTCTTTAAGCATACAGAATGGGGCTTTCACCTTTCATCCTGAGGTGTGATAACCTTACTTGAATAACAAAAGGACTTTGATATTAAACGAATCAAAGTCCTTTTTTCCACTATAGGAAAGTATAAAACTTTAGGCTTTATCCCGCATGTAAGGTGCCGTAAGACTCCTGCTTCAAGTCCTGAATTGATACAAAAGAGTCTAAGTGGCAAAAAACGGCACCTAAATGCCCGATTGGTTCAAGGGCCTTTAGGTCATACCCTTGTGGTACTAACATTCAGTAGGAGAGGGAAGCAAACTCCTTCTGAATGAAGTTTCACTTTATCGTATAAGAAAAACGATAGCTTTCGTCATAAAGACTTGGTGATAAGCCAAGTTTTTCTAAAATAAAAGAATCTGTCTACAATACATATGCGTAAACTGTAATAAAGTGAAATAAGCTTCCTGCCAAAATAAATAGATGAAATATCTCATGAAAACCCATATGTTTAAAATCGAGCGCTTTTGGCTTTAACCAATAGATAATTCCGCCAATCGTATAAATAACACCACCTATTACTAAAAATACCATTCCACCAGTATTAATTACCGGTGCAAGGGACGAACTAAAGAATACAACGATCCACCCCATACCAATGTATAGAGCTGTTGATAACCATCGTGGACAATGAAACCACACTAACTTAAATACAATCCCTAACACGGCTAATAAGCTTACAATGGCAAATAATGTCCAGCCAAGTGTTCCCTTTAAGCTAATGAGACAAAAAGGAGTGTATGTTCCTGCAATTAATACATAGATCATTGAATGGTCTATTCGTCTTAAAAATCCGATTACACGATCCCTAGCTATGACCATGTGATATGTTGCGGATGCAGAATAAAGTAAAGTCATACTAACACCGAAAATGATGACTGCAGCAATAGAAAGTGCAGAATCTGTAGTTGCAGTTGCTTTTATTACTAATGCGAGTAACCCGATAAATGATAATATGGCACCAAATAAATGAGTTAGCCCATTAATTGGTTCACGAATATATACGCCCATTCAATCAACACCTTTACAATGTTATGTAGTTTTGAAAACTATATAACAATAATATATGCATTTTGCTATGTAGTCAAGGTTTACTTCCATTTTTATCTCACGTATAATAAATTTATTGATTATAGACAAAAAGATTGAGGGTTGTATATGAAAAACGTAAATGAATATTTAAATAATCTGCAATTACATAGTCAGCTTCCAATAGAAGAAATTCCTAATTTGGATTTATATATGGATCAAGTTATACAACTGTTTGAAAGTAAATTTGGAATATTAAAGCGAGATGATGATGAAAAAGTTCTAACTAAAACGATGATTAATAATTATGCGAAAGGTAAATTGTTCTTTCCCATAAAAAATAAAAAATATACAAAAGATCATTTAATGCTTATTTCTATGATTTATCAATTAAAAGGCGCGCTGTCAATTAATGATGTAAAAACAACGCTGTACAAGCTAAACAAGATGATCGTGGAGGATAAATTTGATTTAGCAAAACTATATGAAAGCTATGTACAACTTGCCGATGATAGTATGAAGCAGCTAAGGTC is a genomic window of Virgibacillus proomii containing:
- a CDS encoding Ger(x)C family spore germination protein, translated to MKNNLKRAFICIFFLLFLTACWDRVEIEKRGFVVGSAVDLVDKKTDGTYELEVTNQFVIPTGLENPSQGGGGEPTAYKNVTVRGESIFEIIREMAILSSETPFFQHMKVVIVSEEIVREPQLFSKIIDVYIRDHEMRRGMKVAIAKNDKAKDVLEVMPVDEKVPALFIDSLMESNYKNASSLKHIHVGQLQELMLNDRSYTVPEVEIVSSKKLKYKDAAVIHALDDKMVASLSDDETAGLSFLTEPQQIAPINVNIDGHTVVVELFDGNPDIKVLKADKNNIEVEISISVEGNIAEEHGFSDILTASFFKKVEKATEERVKELTEKTIEVAQKDLKVDFIGIGDVLFERHYKVWKEIKDNWDVGTNYFSKSKINVKVDATIRKTGASDSVR
- a CDS encoding YppG family protein, translating into MFPNRPRNQQPRQGSRRPPTWIGRPPQNPQQQSSVTANLLSSFRDQDGQLDFNKMTEVASQVGRLYGQVSPLITTFFKK
- a CDS encoding CBS domain-containing protein; this encodes MNQQIRNYMTNDVYTVNESQSIQEAAALMSEHNIGALPVVDNSENMVGMITDRDITLRSTAQGEAAQTPVSEVMTAQQIVHGTPDMDIHQAAELMAQQQIRRLPIVENGKIVGMVALGDLAVDDQLQNEAGEALSNISNPSSPQQ
- the trhA gene encoding PAQR family membrane homeostasis protein TrhA, coding for MGVYIREPINGLTHLFGAILSFIGLLALVIKATATTDSALSIAAVIIFGVSMTLLYSASATYHMVIARDRVIGFLRRIDHSMIYVLIAGTYTPFCLISLKGTLGWTLFAIVSLLAVLGIVFKLVWFHCPRWLSTALYIGMGWIVVFFSSSLAPVINTGGMVFLVIGGVIYTIGGIIYWLKPKALDFKHMGFHEIFHLFILAGSLFHFITVYAYVL
- a CDS encoding DUF1836 domain-containing protein, with the protein product MKNVNEYLNNLQLHSQLPIEEIPNLDLYMDQVIQLFESKFGILKRDDDEKVLTKTMINNYAKGKLFFPIKNKKYTKDHLMLISMIYQLKGALSINDVKTTLYKLNKMIVEDKFDLAKLYESYVQLADDSMKQLRSEIKQLVEDVEQHIETLDSNNTDYLQEFLLVASFVNMSNYYRRAAEKIVDQIAQRNDK